The following proteins are encoded in a genomic region of Candidatus Palauibacter australiensis:
- a CDS encoding class A beta-lactamase-related serine hydrolase, translating into MKPRATVLALSLLLAPPGPTAAQETLAPPLPGPLPIGAACVVPDSIGEGLRRIARRVGDAVGVSALHVESGARISFNGDRPYPMASVSKVPMALEFLRRVDLGEIDPSETVVVTVEEFRAGHSPLADWSGARSVRVTVDSLFSLMLAQSDNTATDVILNMSGGPEAATRHLRRLDIEGVRVDRSEARTFADLVGLPDTIPESELYRYRYFRLRDALPDAHRQAARERYGTDPRDTATPDGMTDLLLAIHEGKGLTPESRAWILDVLNRSRSGRGRMRGRLPPSTFVAHKTGTMGGAINDVGIVALPDGAGHLIVSVFVNTLRRPTWRRERTIAEMTRLLYDYFGEEFRERGAAVGLARRFGAPCVPGQPAAIAPG; encoded by the coding sequence ATGAAACCACGCGCAACCGTCCTGGCGCTGAGCCTCCTCCTCGCGCCCCCGGGTCCGACCGCGGCGCAGGAGACCCTGGCGCCGCCCCTTCCCGGCCCCCTCCCCATCGGAGCGGCGTGTGTCGTGCCGGATTCGATCGGGGAAGGGCTCCGCCGCATCGCGCGGCGGGTCGGGGATGCCGTCGGCGTCTCCGCGCTGCACGTCGAGTCGGGCGCCCGGATCTCGTTCAACGGAGACCGGCCCTACCCGATGGCGAGCGTATCGAAGGTCCCGATGGCGCTCGAGTTCCTGCGGCGCGTGGACCTCGGCGAGATCGATCCTTCCGAGACGGTCGTGGTGACGGTGGAGGAGTTTCGCGCGGGACACAGTCCGCTCGCGGACTGGTCGGGGGCGCGATCCGTACGCGTCACGGTCGACAGTCTCTTCTCGCTCATGCTCGCCCAGTCGGACAACACGGCCACGGACGTGATCCTCAACATGTCGGGCGGGCCCGAGGCCGCCACGCGCCACCTTCGCCGGCTGGACATCGAGGGCGTGCGCGTCGACCGCTCCGAAGCCCGCACCTTCGCGGATCTGGTCGGCCTCCCGGACACGATCCCGGAGAGCGAACTGTATCGCTACCGGTATTTCCGGCTGCGCGATGCCCTGCCCGACGCGCACCGCCAGGCAGCGCGCGAGCGCTACGGCACGGACCCGCGGGACACGGCCACGCCGGACGGGATGACGGACCTCCTGCTCGCGATCCACGAAGGCAAGGGACTCACCCCCGAGTCGCGCGCCTGGATCCTCGACGTCTTGAACCGGTCACGATCCGGACGCGGGCGGATGCGGGGCCGGCTGCCGCCATCGACCTTCGTCGCGCACAAGACGGGAACGATGGGCGGCGCCATCAACGACGTGGGGATCGTCGCGCTGCCGGATGGCGCGGGGCACCTCATCGTCTCGGTGTTCGTGAACACGCTTCGGCGCCCGACGTGGCGACGGGAACGCACCATCGCCGAGATGACGCGTCTTCTGTACGACTACTTCGGGGAGGAATTCCGGGAGCGGGGCGCCGCGGTCGGACTCGCGAGACGCTTTGGCGCCCCCTGCGTTCCTGGACAGCCCGCGGCAATAGCCCCTGGCTAG
- a CDS encoding DUF378 domain-containing protein produces the protein MNGKSCNRVANALLLAGALNWGLIGLIGFNFVAAAFGPLARLVYIAVGWAALYRIFANGNRSS, from the coding sequence ATGAACGGGAAGAGTTGCAACAGAGTGGCGAACGCGCTGCTGCTGGCCGGCGCCCTCAACTGGGGATTGATCGGCCTCATCGGCTTCAACTTCGTGGCTGCGGCCTTCGGCCCCCTCGCCCGGCTCGTCTATATCGCCGTGGGCTGGGCGGCGTTGTACCGGATCTTCGCCAACGGCAACCGGAGTTCCTAG
- a CDS encoding DUF4399 domain-containing protein — protein sequence MRFPRPRWIPVAFVAPLSFAIACGGGEQAEDVQIAAEPAEEMPAEPAVTVRITQPEEGATVGPDVMVVMETDGIEIVSITPPVVGTGHHHLYVDVDLTPLSDLIPQNDPQIIHMGDGSTEYMLEGLAPGEHRLIAVVANPAHIPLDPPVVDTLHFTVANEE from the coding sequence ATGCGTTTCCCGCGCCCGAGATGGATCCCTGTTGCCTTCGTCGCCCCGCTCTCGTTCGCCATCGCCTGCGGGGGAGGAGAACAAGCCGAGGACGTCCAGATAGCCGCGGAACCGGCCGAAGAGATGCCCGCCGAGCCCGCCGTCACCGTCCGCATCACGCAGCCGGAGGAAGGCGCGACGGTGGGCCCGGACGTCATGGTCGTCATGGAGACGGACGGGATCGAGATCGTCTCCATCACACCACCGGTCGTCGGCACCGGGCACCATCACCTGTACGTCGACGTGGACCTCACGCCGCTCTCCGACCTGATCCCGCAGAACGACCCCCAGATCATCCACATGGGGGATGGGAGCACCGAGTACATGCTGGAGGGACTCGCGCCAGGAGAGCACCGCCTCATCGCCGTGGTGGCCAACCCCGCGCACATCCCGCTCGATCCGCCGGTCGTGGACACCCTCCACTTCACGGTCGCGAACGAGGAGTGA